One Deltaproteobacteria bacterium genomic window carries:
- a CDS encoding B12-binding domain-containing radical SAM protein produces MNISLAFPPFYLESLYNLPPLGLINLATSVNETRHKVHVTDFVLQLRVGELRMGKEIYDRCASMILNDDPDVVGFSAQSTTYPAVIQIARRIKSRNKRIHIVVGGHTASFIDVQTLERYPWIDSVIRGEGEVTFPEWISAIEEQKGRKDVAGVTFRDGSEILRTEDRPLIADLNELPLPRYDRLPSFSVYRDACELPRSIAILEVGRGCPHRCVYCSESVMWRRQTRRFSVERLIQEMGYLHREFGAECFLLAYDQFTASRAFVTDFCRAMIREKLNNLPWYCISRLDSVDAELLELMREAGCESMCYGIDSGSKRTLAFIRKNIDEGILYQRVLETTDRGIVPTLSYVIGFPEEREEDVDDTLNLALRTGILGNVNTLLQMPTVLPGTDLHRTYLDRLVREVDTYFALGLEFDDGRRLESDDDLINSDREIYSAFYNVPNMGRSLSELALITEYFPLMVNLYPKTFFLLTLDIGKSPSDVFLEWLAWLGAKSPQGKLTCSARDCYERFSSFVGHLRISGPHAFRNHLSDVLRYETCGLEVGKLKSVETNFHIDQHRIREFKPLRSKAFLLETFDYPVPEIVRDMRSSKFFEQYPLERTLLVFQQKDERLEVTEINDFGRDFLNLCSGEESLTHIAEQLYPRYGNAMSPKEFFGECVDAVQALGSMSLLRPEPSEY; encoded by the coding sequence ATGAATATTTCGCTCGCTTTCCCTCCCTTTTATCTCGAGTCCTTGTACAATCTACCGCCGCTGGGGCTGATAAACCTCGCTACCTCGGTGAACGAGACTCGACACAAGGTGCATGTGACGGACTTTGTCCTACAGCTACGCGTGGGCGAACTTCGTATGGGAAAAGAGATCTATGACCGATGCGCATCCATGATCCTGAATGACGATCCCGACGTCGTAGGATTCTCGGCGCAAAGCACCACCTATCCTGCCGTGATTCAAATTGCCCGGCGTATCAAGTCGAGGAATAAGCGGATTCATATTGTCGTGGGCGGACATACGGCCTCCTTCATCGATGTTCAGACGCTCGAACGTTACCCTTGGATCGATTCGGTCATACGCGGGGAGGGAGAAGTCACCTTTCCGGAATGGATATCCGCCATCGAGGAGCAAAAAGGAAGAAAGGACGTGGCCGGGGTTACGTTCCGGGACGGCAGCGAGATTCTACGCACCGAAGATCGGCCGTTAATCGCCGATCTGAACGAGCTGCCTCTTCCTCGATATGATCGTCTCCCGTCCTTTTCCGTATACAGAGATGCCTGCGAACTCCCGAGGAGTATTGCCATCCTCGAGGTCGGGCGGGGATGCCCCCACCGTTGTGTCTATTGCTCCGAGTCCGTCATGTGGCGCAGGCAGACGCGACGCTTTTCCGTGGAACGCCTCATTCAGGAGATGGGATACCTCCATAGGGAATTCGGCGCCGAGTGTTTCTTGCTGGCGTATGACCAGTTTACCGCTTCAAGGGCGTTCGTAACGGACTTTTGCCGGGCGATGATTCGGGAAAAGTTGAATAATCTGCCCTGGTACTGCATCTCCAGGCTCGACAGTGTGGACGCGGAATTGCTCGAGTTGATGCGTGAAGCGGGATGCGAATCCATGTGTTACGGCATCGATTCCGGATCCAAACGCACCCTCGCCTTTATTCGAAAGAACATTGATGAGGGCATCTTGTATCAACGCGTCCTCGAGACCACGGACCGGGGAATCGTTCCCACCCTCAGCTATGTGATCGGATTTCCCGAAGAGCGCGAGGAAGATGTCGACGACACCTTGAATCTGGCTCTGAGGACCGGCATCCTGGGAAATGTGAACACGCTTCTTCAGATGCCTACCGTACTTCCGGGAACGGATCTTCACCGTACATACCTCGACCGTTTGGTGCGGGAAGTGGACACCTATTTTGCTCTAGGCCTGGAATTTGACGATGGCCGACGACTGGAATCCGATGACGATCTGATCAATTCCGACCGGGAGATCTACAGCGCATTCTACAATGTTCCGAACATGGGGCGAAGTCTGAGCGAATTGGCTTTGATTACGGAGTACTTCCCATTAATGGTGAATCTGTATCCGAAGACTTTTTTTCTACTGACCCTTGACATCGGCAAATCCCCGTCTGATGTTTTCCTCGAATGGTTGGCCTGGCTCGGAGCGAAATCGCCGCAGGGAAAACTCACGTGCAGTGCTCGAGACTGTTACGAGCGGTTTTCCTCGTTTGTCGGACATCTTCGGATATCGGGCCCACATGCTTTTCGGAACCATCTCTCGGACGTACTCAGGTACGAAACCTGCGGGCTGGAAGTGGGGAAACTCAAATCCGTAGAAACGAACTTTCACATAGACCAGCACCGGATACGGGAATTTAAACCGTTGCGCTCAAAGGCATTCCTGCTGGAAACCTTTGACTACCCGGTTCCTGAAATCGTCCGGGACATGAGGTCCTCAAAGTTTTTTGAACAATACCCTTTGGAACGCACGCTTCTGGTCTTTCAGCAGAAAGACGAGCGGCTCGAAGTGACGGAAATCAACGATTTCGGCAGAGACTTTCTGAATCTGTGCAGTGGAGAAGAAAGTCTTACTCACATCGCGGAGCAGTTGTATCCGCGCTATGGGAATGCGATGAGTCCGAAGGAGTTCTTCGGTGAATGCGTTGATGCTGTTCAGGCCTTGGGGAGCATGAGTTTGCTCCGGCCTGAACCGTCGGAATACTAG
- a CDS encoding ADP-ribosylglycohydrolase family protein: protein MQDKAKAMVIASFAGDSLALGAHWIYDTQMIEAEFGRIEGLLDAVPNSYHATKRRGAFTHYGDQTMVLLESLAARKRFDLSDFSERWRALFREYNGYLDKATKATMMNFDSGAGPATSGSSSTDLAGAGRIAPLVYALRSDPEGLVESARAQTRMTHNNPLVIDSAEFFARVVRKVLDGGSPVSVIREVAGEPFKDAPIAEWVSDGLGSVNRESAPAIGRFGQSCHTAQAFPSVIHLIAKYESNLKDALIENVMAGGDSAARGMIEGMVLGAWLGAEGIPEEWISGLVEGAKIESLLDEV from the coding sequence ATGCAAGATAAAGCAAAGGCTATGGTGATAGCTTCGTTCGCAGGCGACTCGCTGGCCCTGGGTGCGCATTGGATTTATGACACCCAGATGATTGAAGCCGAATTCGGTCGTATCGAAGGATTGCTTGATGCGGTTCCGAATTCCTACCATGCCACGAAACGGCGGGGCGCCTTTACTCATTACGGCGATCAAACGATGGTGCTTCTCGAGTCCTTGGCTGCACGGAAGCGATTTGATCTTTCCGATTTTTCCGAACGTTGGCGTGCGCTTTTCAGAGAGTACAATGGGTATTTGGACAAGGCTACAAAAGCAACCATGATGAATTTCGATTCCGGGGCAGGCCCCGCGACGTCGGGCTCTTCTTCCACCGATCTTGCAGGAGCGGGACGCATAGCTCCACTGGTATATGCTTTGAGAAGCGATCCGGAGGGACTCGTCGAGTCCGCCCGAGCTCAGACCAGAATGACGCACAATAATCCCCTTGTAATCGACAGCGCGGAGTTCTTTGCCAGGGTGGTCCGGAAGGTGCTCGATGGCGGTTCCCCGGTGTCGGTCATTCGGGAGGTCGCCGGCGAGCCTTTCAAGGATGCCCCGATCGCGGAATGGGTTTCAGATGGACTTGGCTCCGTCAACCGGGAAAGCGCGCCGGCAATCGGCCGTTTCGGACAGAGCTGCCACACGGCTCAAGCTTTCCCGAGCGTTATCCACCTGATCGCTAAGTATGAAAGTAATCTCAAGGATGCTCTGATCGAAAACGTGATGGCTGGAGGCGATTCCGCCGCCCGCGGCATGATCGAGGGTATGGTATTGGGCGCCTGGCTCGGAGCGGAAGGCATACCCGAAGAATGGATCAGCGGTCTTGTAGAGGGTGCGAAAATCGAATCCCTCCTGGATGAGGTTTAG
- a CDS encoding inositol-3-phosphate synthase: MSKIRIAIVGVGNCASSLIQGIAYYSKKRGEDAVGLMHWEIGGYRPSDIEVVAAFDVDRRKVGKDVSEAIFEPPNCTTVFCSDVPKTGAIVHMGRILDGFSEHMKEYDPKYTFVLADEREPTETEVVRILKDSGAEILANYLPVGSEEATRFYAGCALNSSVAMVNNMPVFIASDPGWARRFREKNIPIIGDDIKAQLGATITHRALANLFEKRGVKLERTYQLNTGGNTDFLNMLNHVRLVSKKTSKTEAVQSVLNQPLDLENIHIGPSDWVAWQKDNKVCFLRMEGKLFGDVPMNLELRLSVEDSPNSAGVAIDAVRCCKLALDRGTGGALISPSAYFMKHPPKQVPDDEAYRRTEAFIAGKRER; encoded by the coding sequence GTGTCCAAAATCAGGATCGCAATTGTCGGTGTCGGAAACTGCGCTAGCTCATTGATTCAAGGTATCGCTTATTACTCAAAAAAGCGGGGCGAAGATGCCGTAGGCCTCATGCACTGGGAGATCGGCGGCTACAGGCCATCGGACATTGAAGTGGTCGCGGCGTTCGATGTGGACCGCCGTAAGGTCGGCAAAGATGTTTCCGAAGCTATTTTTGAGCCGCCCAACTGTACTACGGTGTTTTGTTCCGATGTGCCGAAAACCGGCGCCATCGTACACATGGGTCGGATTCTAGACGGCTTTTCAGAGCACATGAAAGAGTACGATCCCAAATATACCTTTGTCCTGGCGGACGAACGGGAGCCAACGGAAACGGAAGTCGTCCGGATTTTAAAAGATTCGGGAGCCGAGATTCTGGCGAATTATCTCCCCGTCGGTTCAGAGGAAGCGACGAGGTTTTACGCCGGCTGCGCCCTGAACTCCAGCGTAGCCATGGTGAACAACATGCCCGTGTTCATTGCCAGCGATCCGGGCTGGGCCCGACGCTTCAGGGAAAAGAATATTCCCATCATCGGGGACGATATCAAAGCCCAGCTCGGAGCCACGATTACCCATCGTGCTCTGGCGAACCTGTTCGAGAAGAGGGGCGTAAAGCTCGAACGCACCTATCAGCTCAACACCGGCGGAAACACGGATTTCCTGAACATGCTCAACCATGTTCGTCTCGTATCCAAGAAGACATCGAAAACTGAAGCCGTACAGTCCGTCCTCAATCAACCCCTGGATCTCGAAAACATACACATCGGTCCGAGTGATTGGGTTGCCTGGCAGAAGGACAACAAAGTGTGCTTTCTACGGATGGAGGGAAAGCTGTTCGGCGACGTACCGATGAACTTGGAACTCAGGCTTTCGGTTGAAGATTCTCCCAATTCCGCCGGTGTCGCCATTGACGCCGTTCGCTGCTGCAAACTGGCCCTGGACCGAGGCACGGGCGGAGCGCTGATCTCTCCTTCAGCTTACTTCATGAAGCATCCCCCCAAACAGGTTCCTGACGACGAAGCCTATCGAAGGACGGAGGCGTTTATCGCCGGGAAACGCGAGCGATAG
- a CDS encoding TetR/AcrR family transcriptional regulator, with translation MKAKILSEARRVFGRYGYHGATTRIIARAVGIDVSTLYYHWGEKSDLYEAVIADVTEDLRQQLRTVEKAIHGRPLRQRMAKAIELMTDYLFEHPEIPNLILFRYFSQTRLEMELDARVPELFVDIARSMGLADAHGVVSVSTKMRVLAMAMANCNFVSGEDFFRSMLDLNREEYIPLVKETLKFVLIPAFAGQ, from the coding sequence ATGAAGGCCAAGATACTCTCGGAGGCGCGGCGCGTCTTTGGCCGCTACGGCTATCATGGCGCCACCACTCGGATCATCGCCCGGGCAGTCGGCATAGACGTGTCCACTCTCTATTACCACTGGGGTGAAAAAAGCGACCTCTACGAAGCAGTGATCGCCGATGTCACCGAGGACCTGCGCCAACAGCTCAGGACCGTCGAAAAAGCCATTCACGGCCGGCCTCTCCGCCAACGCATGGCCAAAGCCATCGAACTGATGACGGACTACCTTTTCGAGCACCCCGAGATCCCCAATCTAATTCTCTTCCGATACTTCAGTCAGACCCGTTTGGAAATGGAGTTGGACGCTCGCGTCCCCGAACTATTCGTAGACATTGCACGATCCATGGGCCTTGCAGACGCCCACGGGGTTGTTTCCGTTTCAACCAAAATGCGGGTGCTGGCCATGGCCATGGCCAACTGTAATTTCGTATCCGGTGAAGACTTCTTCCGATCCATGCTCGATCTGAATCGGGAGGAATACATCCCCCTGGTGAAGGAGACGCTAAAGTTCGTTCTGATTCCCGCGTTCGCGGGGCAATGA
- a CDS encoding SDR family NAD(P)-dependent oxidoreductase encodes MALNLDAIGEKIGPMSKQYNWKDVVLYALGVGAGFDELEYVYEDRLKVIPSFSIAGIYDFLAEVGMKSGADLTGILHGEQDILFHNPIPVEGTLTTEGAITHMYDKGKEKGALVVAEADTFHSDGRKLFTNIFTLFCRKDGGFGGEPGSEEPTDFPDRPPDFEEPAEPSPNQPLLYRLSGDIFQLHVDPDFARASGFEKPIMHGLCTHGFACRAVIKHLFSGQPERMTRFRVRFSRTLYPDVPIRTRIWKISDQKALFRVVNAENGETVIDRGIVEWAEAAEIERRKKLGGINFEGQVAVVTGAGAGLGRIYALELAKRGAKVVVNDIGGARDGSGSDAAPADKVVEEIRAMGGEAVASHHSVATPEGGRAVVETAVNAFGRIDVLINNAGILRDKTLVKMEPENWGAVMDVHLNGAYNVTRPAFVRMRENGYGRIVFTTSAAGLYGNFGQTNYSAAKMALVGFMYTLRLEGDKYNVKVNSVAPVAATRLTQDVMPPDLFEKAKPEYVAPLVLYLCSNRCTVSGAIYNAGLGYFNRVALSTGPGAAMGDGEKVPTPEMVEGEWDRIVSLKDAREFPNAMAAFEPMITAFSEKGKTDTAESAGKLTVKKVFESMAGAFRPDRAAGVDVVFQFSISGPEGGEWHAVVKDQACKVIEGVHQSPTTTLKMADADFVKLIAGQLNAMNAYTTGKLKISGDLMKSQLIEKIFKF; translated from the coding sequence ATGGCCCTGAATCTGGACGCCATCGGTGAAAAGATCGGCCCGATGAGCAAACAATACAACTGGAAGGACGTCGTCCTGTATGCTCTTGGAGTGGGGGCCGGTTTTGATGAGTTGGAATACGTTTACGAGGATCGCCTGAAAGTCATTCCAAGTTTTTCGATTGCCGGTATTTATGACTTTCTAGCTGAAGTGGGTATGAAATCCGGCGCCGACCTCACCGGAATTCTGCATGGCGAACAGGATATCCTCTTTCACAACCCCATTCCGGTGGAAGGAACCCTGACCACCGAAGGCGCCATAACGCACATGTATGACAAAGGGAAGGAGAAAGGCGCCCTGGTGGTAGCGGAAGCGGACACGTTCCACTCGGACGGTCGGAAACTGTTCACCAACATCTTCACCCTCTTCTGCAGAAAAGACGGCGGATTCGGGGGTGAACCGGGTTCAGAGGAACCCACGGACTTTCCGGACCGCCCGCCCGATTTCGAGGAGCCGGCGGAGCCCTCCCCGAACCAACCGCTCCTCTACCGCCTGTCCGGTGATATTTTCCAGCTCCATGTAGACCCCGACTTCGCCCGAGCCAGCGGATTCGAGAAACCCATCATGCACGGATTGTGTACCCACGGTTTTGCCTGCAGGGCTGTGATCAAACACCTTTTTTCCGGACAACCCGAACGGATGACCCGTTTCCGTGTCCGTTTCAGTCGCACGTTGTACCCGGACGTACCCATAAGAACCCGGATCTGGAAAATCAGCGACCAAAAGGCGCTGTTCAGAGTCGTGAATGCAGAGAACGGTGAAACCGTCATCGATCGGGGCATTGTGGAGTGGGCCGAAGCGGCGGAGATCGAGCGGCGGAAGAAGCTGGGAGGCATCAACTTCGAAGGTCAGGTGGCCGTTGTCACCGGGGCCGGCGCAGGCCTGGGAAGAATATACGCGTTGGAATTGGCCAAACGCGGCGCTAAGGTCGTGGTCAACGATATCGGAGGGGCCAGAGACGGATCCGGTTCGGATGCCGCCCCCGCGGACAAAGTAGTGGAGGAAATCCGGGCCATGGGCGGCGAGGCGGTGGCCAGCCACCACTCGGTCGCTACTCCCGAGGGCGGCCGGGCCGTGGTTGAAACGGCTGTAAACGCGTTTGGACGGATCGATGTGCTGATCAATAACGCGGGTATCCTGCGCGACAAGACACTGGTCAAGATGGAGCCGGAAAACTGGGGCGCGGTGATGGACGTGCATCTCAATGGGGCTTACAACGTGACCCGTCCGGCCTTCGTCCGCATGCGGGAAAACGGATACGGGCGCATCGTTTTTACCACCTCGGCGGCGGGCCTGTACGGGAACTTCGGGCAGACCAACTACTCCGCGGCAAAGATGGCGCTGGTCGGCTTCATGTACACCCTCAGGCTCGAAGGGGATAAATACAACGTCAAAGTGAATTCCGTGGCCCCCGTAGCGGCCACCAGGCTCACACAAGACGTGATGCCCCCGGACCTTTTTGAAAAGGCCAAACCGGAATATGTGGCTCCTCTGGTCCTGTACCTGTGTTCGAATCGATGCACGGTTTCCGGGGCCATTTACAATGCCGGTTTGGGATATTTTAACCGTGTGGCGTTGTCTACCGGTCCGGGAGCCGCCATGGGAGACGGTGAAAAAGTCCCGACTCCGGAGATGGTTGAAGGCGAGTGGGATCGCATCGTTTCGCTCAAGGACGCCCGCGAGTTTCCTAATGCCATGGCCGCATTCGAGCCCATGATTACTGCTTTTAGCGAAAAAGGGAAAACAGACACGGCGGAATCCGCAGGGAAGCTCACCGTGAAGAAGGTGTTCGAAAGCATGGCGGGCGCTTTTCGCCCGGATCGGGCCGCGGGAGTGGACGTGGTATTTCAGTTTTCCATTTCGGGTCCCGAGGGTGGAGAATGGCACGCCGTTGTCAAAGATCAGGCCTGCAAGGTCATCGAGGGCGTGCACCAGAGCCCCACGACCACCTTAAAGATGGCGGATGCGGACTTTGTCAAACTGATTGCGGGTCAGCTGAACGCAATGAATGCGTACACCACGGGAAAGCTCAAAATCAGCGGTGACCTCATGAAATCTCAACTGATCGAAAAGATCTTTAAATTCTGA
- a CDS encoding SDR family NAD(P)-dependent oxidoreductase codes for MIGITSYGGYIPRFRLDRMSIVQNMGWFAPAIIMVAQGERSFCNWDEDGLSMAVAASRDCLSGKDRTSVDGVFLASTTLPFADRLNAGILKTALNLKDEVSAADFTSTLRAGTTALLEAMSAVRSGDKSHVLVSASDMRQTKTAYFYEMWFGDGAASLLVGEGDDVIAEFVGGHTETVDFVDHYRGATHAFDYVWEERWVRDEGYSKIIPRTVEGLCKKLSLSMSDVDRLVFPCFFKAEHAKIARSLGVPPEKVVDNLHEVCGDTGAAHPLIMLIRALEEARPGERILVAGFGQGCDALLFETTGAIEALPKRSGIKGSLARKQTTDNYTRFLKFRGLIQTEMGIRAEAPTQTAMTVTWRNRDMLLGLVGGKCKECGTPQFPKMDLCVNPHCRRPHTQEPYGFADVIARVKSFTGDLLAVSINPPAIYGMIEFEGGGRFMADFTDCEHSDIHVGQKVSMSFRKRYSDRERGFTGYFWKAVPVPGEKPAPGERKGIRFDGRVAVVTGAGSGLGRVYALEMAGRGAKVVVNDLGGARDGTGAGSAAADKVVEEIEALGGEAVAIYDSVATPEGGQAIVDAALKTFGRVDVVINNAGILRDKTLVNTEPENWKAVVDVHLQGAYNVTRPAFINMRENGYGRIIFTSSAAGLYGNFGQSNYSAAKMGLIGFMNTLKLEGDKYNVKVNTVAPVAATRLSEDVFPPDIFRKAKPEFLAPLVLYLCSDRCKDTGMIFNAGMGYANRAAFVTGRGVALGDGVRVPTIEEIHQHWDQINDLSGAAEYPNLTAAFAPMLEALSGPQDKKEPSPAQQEITVKDVFQRMPAAFRAEMAGGVDVVFQYRIGGPEGGNWRVGVKDGHCVVTEGLHERPTTTIKMADKDFLLLISGRLNAMSAFTSGKLKIEGDIMKSQLIEKLFKF; via the coding sequence ATGATCGGCATCACATCCTACGGCGGGTATATTCCACGATTCAGGCTCGACCGAATGAGTATCGTACAAAACATGGGGTGGTTTGCTCCCGCCATCATTATGGTGGCGCAGGGCGAACGATCCTTCTGTAATTGGGATGAAGACGGTCTGAGCATGGCGGTCGCCGCCTCGAGGGATTGCCTCTCCGGAAAAGACAGGACCTCGGTAGACGGTGTTTTTCTGGCTTCGACCACCCTGCCCTTCGCGGATCGTCTCAACGCAGGCATCCTGAAAACGGCCTTGAACCTTAAGGACGAGGTTTCAGCCGCTGATTTCACCTCCACACTCAGGGCCGGCACAACGGCGCTGCTGGAGGCCATGTCGGCCGTCCGGAGCGGAGATAAAAGCCACGTTCTGGTGAGCGCTTCGGACATGCGCCAGACCAAAACAGCCTATTTTTATGAAATGTGGTTCGGGGACGGAGCTGCATCTCTTCTAGTGGGCGAAGGGGATGATGTCATCGCGGAATTTGTCGGCGGTCACACGGAGACAGTCGATTTTGTGGACCATTACCGGGGCGCAACCCATGCGTTCGATTACGTGTGGGAGGAGCGCTGGGTTCGGGATGAAGGCTATTCCAAGATCATTCCCAGAACCGTCGAGGGGTTGTGCAAGAAATTGTCCCTGTCCATGAGCGACGTGGACCGACTCGTATTCCCTTGTTTTTTCAAGGCCGAGCACGCAAAGATCGCCCGCTCGCTGGGCGTTCCGCCTGAAAAGGTCGTGGACAACCTCCACGAAGTCTGCGGAGACACCGGCGCGGCCCACCCTCTGATCATGCTGATCCGGGCCCTGGAAGAGGCCCGGCCGGGTGAACGCATTTTGGTGGCAGGGTTCGGGCAAGGTTGCGACGCGCTGCTGTTCGAAACAACCGGCGCCATCGAGGCTCTTCCCAAACGCTCCGGCATCAAGGGATCTCTAGCCCGCAAGCAAACCACGGACAACTACACGCGTTTTCTCAAATTCCGGGGACTGATTCAGACCGAGATGGGAATCCGGGCTGAAGCCCCCACTCAGACCGCCATGACCGTCACCTGGCGAAATCGCGACATGCTCCTGGGCCTCGTGGGAGGCAAGTGCAAAGAGTGTGGCACTCCCCAGTTCCCGAAAATGGATCTCTGCGTCAATCCTCATTGCCGGAGGCCTCACACTCAAGAACCCTACGGGTTCGCCGACGTAATCGCTCGCGTCAAGAGTTTCACCGGCGATCTTCTGGCCGTTTCCATCAATCCTCCGGCCATTTACGGAATGATCGAGTTCGAGGGAGGCGGTCGGTTTATGGCCGATTTCACGGACTGCGAACACTCGGACATACACGTGGGACAAAAGGTTTCCATGTCCTTCAGAAAACGCTATTCCGATCGGGAACGCGGCTTTACGGGCTATTTCTGGAAAGCCGTTCCCGTTCCCGGGGAGAAGCCGGCGCCCGGAGAAAGGAAAGGCATTCGCTTTGATGGACGCGTAGCCGTCGTCACCGGCGCGGGCTCGGGCCTCGGCCGGGTGTATGCCCTGGAAATGGCCGGGCGGGGCGCGAAAGTGGTGGTCAACGATCTCGGAGGGGCCCGGGACGGCACCGGCGCAGGTTCGGCGGCTGCGGACAAGGTCGTCGAGGAAATCGAGGCCCTGGGAGGAGAAGCCGTAGCCATTTACGACTCCGTGGCCACGCCCGAGGGCGGGCAAGCCATTGTGGACGCGGCCCTGAAAACCTTTGGGCGAGTCGATGTAGTCATCAACAATGCCGGCATCCTGAGGGACAAAACCCTCGTCAACACCGAGCCCGAAAACTGGAAAGCGGTTGTGGATGTGCACCTGCAGGGCGCTTACAACGTGACGCGACCCGCCTTCATCAACATGAGGGAAAACGGGTATGGACGCATCATCTTTACCTCGTCGGCTGCGGGTTTGTACGGGAATTTCGGTCAAAGCAACTACTCCGCCGCCAAGATGGGTCTGATCGGCTTCATGAACACGCTCAAACTCGAAGGCGATAAATACAACGTCAAAGTGAATACCGTGGCTCCGGTCGCCGCCACCCGGCTGTCGGAAGACGTGTTTCCGCCGGATATCTTCCGAAAAGCCAAACCCGAGTTTTTGGCCCCTCTTGTGCTGTATCTGTGCTCCGATCGCTGTAAAGATACCGGGATGATCTTCAATGCGGGAATGGGTTACGCCAATCGTGCGGCATTCGTTACCGGCCGCGGTGTGGCGCTGGGCGACGGCGTCCGTGTTCCCACGATCGAGGAGATCCATCAGCACTGGGACCAAATCAACGATCTTTCCGGAGCCGCCGAGTATCCGAATCTCACGGCCGCATTTGCTCCCATGCTGGAAGCGTTATCGGGTCCGCAGGACAAGAAGGAACCATCGCCGGCCCAACAGGAAATTACCGTGAAGGATGTTTTTCAACGAATGCCCGCCGCTTTCCGTGCCGAAATGGCCGGCGGCGTGGACGTGGTGTTTCAATACCGTATCGGAGGACCGGAGGGAGGAAACTGGCGCGTCGGAGTGAAAGACGGTCATTGCGTTGTTACGGAGGGACTGCACGAACGTCCCACCAC